One genomic window of Pseudoxanthomonas sp. includes the following:
- a CDS encoding protein-L-isoaspartate O-methyltransferase: MTINYAQARENMVEQQIRPWDVLDNRVLETLATLPRETFVPPAYSALAYADIELPLSHDQRMMKPVIEGRTLQALDVQEGEDVLEIGTGSGFMTACLATLGREVVSLELHPDLAATAQANLDTAGLGSNVRIETADALTWTSDRQFDVVCVTAAVDTLPASFLRWLRPGGRLFVVRGRSPVMEAVLIHNETTGPRVESLFETDLPYLTGASPVATFVF, encoded by the coding sequence ATGACGATCAATTACGCCCAAGCCCGCGAGAACATGGTGGAACAGCAGATTCGTCCCTGGGACGTGCTGGACAACCGCGTCCTCGAAACCCTGGCCACACTGCCGCGCGAAACCTTCGTGCCACCGGCGTACAGCGCCCTGGCCTATGCCGACATCGAACTGCCGCTGAGCCATGACCAGCGCATGATGAAACCGGTCATCGAAGGCCGCACGCTGCAGGCGCTGGATGTGCAGGAAGGCGAGGACGTGCTGGAAATCGGCACTGGCAGTGGCTTCATGACCGCCTGCCTGGCCACGCTGGGCCGCGAAGTGGTCAGCCTGGAACTGCACCCGGACCTGGCCGCCACCGCGCAGGCCAACCTGGACACCGCCGGCCTTGGCAGCAACGTGCGGATCGAAACTGCCGACGCCCTGACCTGGACCAGCGACCGCCAGTTCGACGTGGTCTGCGTCACCGCCGCGGTCGACACGCTGCCGGCATCATTCCTGCGCTGGCTGCGTCCGGGCGGCCGCCTGTTCGTGGTGCGCGGCCGCTCGCCGGTGATGGAAGCGGTGCTGATCCACAACGAAACTACCGGCCCGCGCGTCGAGTCGCTGTTCGAAACCGACCTGCCTTACCTGACCGGGGCCTCCCCGGTTGCGACATTCGTTTTTTGA
- a CDS encoding TetR/AcrR family transcriptional regulator, protein MAPQAPSPSSPDHERTARAPSGPGRPKDLAKRAAILDAAKALFAREGFAGVSMDRIAAEAGVSKLTVYSHFGDKESLFSESIRTLCEEMLPDDFFKVQADGSLRGQLRQIADGLFKLMVSDGAISTHRIMLTPGQADQGLRQIFWEAGPQRTHDAFAAFLRTAMEDGLVEIPDVDTAAKQFFTLLKGELYARMMCGVCGPVENEVERHLDATVDMFLRAYAVR, encoded by the coding sequence ATGGCCCCGCAAGCTCCCAGCCCTTCATCCCCCGACCACGAACGCACCGCCCGTGCGCCGTCCGGCCCTGGCCGTCCCAAGGACCTGGCCAAGCGCGCCGCGATCCTGGATGCCGCCAAGGCCCTGTTCGCCCGTGAAGGCTTCGCCGGAGTCAGCATGGACCGCATCGCGGCCGAAGCCGGCGTCTCCAAGCTCACCGTCTACAGCCATTTCGGCGACAAGGAATCGCTGTTTTCCGAGTCGATCCGCACCCTGTGCGAAGAAATGCTGCCGGATGATTTCTTCAAGGTGCAGGCCGATGGCAGCCTGCGCGGCCAGCTGCGCCAGATCGCCGACGGCCTTTTCAAGCTGATGGTCAGCGACGGGGCCATCAGTACCCACCGGATCATGCTGACCCCCGGCCAGGCCGACCAGGGCCTGCGCCAGATCTTCTGGGAAGCAGGCCCGCAGCGCACCCACGATGCCTTTGCCGCATTCCTGCGCACGGCGATGGAGGACGGGCTGGTGGAGATCCCCGACGTCGATACCGCAGCCAAGCAGTTCTTCACCCTGCTCAAGGGCGAGCTGTACGCGCGGATGATGTGCGGCGTCTGCGGCCCGGTGGAAAACGAGGTCGAACGCCACCTGGACGCGACCGTGGACATGTTCCTGCGTGCCTACGCCGTGCGTTGA
- a CDS encoding TolC family outer membrane protein, translating to MSRLPLVLALALALPSAASAADLMQTYEMARNGDPTLAQAEASRLSQKEGVVQARATLLPQVNGTASLGRSSAKVTHGGDWVESPRSRDYAVNLSQKLVDFSSYATVRAQNALSQSADFDLDSANDSLITRTSAAYFNVLIAIETLASAEAAEAAYQKQFDYAQKRLDVGLAPITDVHEARASYDSARATVISQRNTLKDSYEALTEITGQPVNNLRGLPDDFKPQLPTEYSAEGWVDTAIAQNPALKSLQLQVQSAEAGVAGARAGHLPTLSLSGAYTRSAAWGGDNTASNISSRGQADGRSVGVTLDIPIFSGGAIQSQVRQSIAERDSAQDAYELQRRSVVRNTRSAYQVLEAGISEIEARRSAVVSARSAYDASQVGLEVGTRTVLDVLTNQNNLVTAQQEYSLAKYNFLQNRLLLEAAAGTLDAADLQDVNALLSADANARLNGDDQKIMGAPSKL from the coding sequence ATGAGCCGTCTTCCCCTCGTTCTCGCACTCGCGTTGGCGCTGCCGTCCGCTGCTTCGGCCGCAGACCTGATGCAGACCTACGAAATGGCCCGCAACGGCGACCCGACGCTGGCCCAGGCTGAAGCCAGCCGGCTGTCGCAGAAGGAAGGCGTCGTCCAGGCACGCGCAACACTGCTGCCGCAGGTCAATGGCACGGCCTCGCTTGGCCGCTCCAGCGCCAAGGTCACCCACGGTGGCGACTGGGTGGAGAGCCCCCGCTCGCGCGACTACGCGGTCAACCTGAGCCAGAAGCTGGTGGATTTCAGCTCCTACGCCACGGTCAGGGCCCAGAACGCGCTGAGCCAGTCGGCTGACTTCGACCTGGATTCGGCCAACGACTCGCTGATCACCCGCACCTCCGCCGCCTACTTCAACGTGCTGATCGCCATCGAGACCCTGGCCTCGGCCGAGGCGGCCGAGGCGGCTTACCAGAAGCAGTTCGACTACGCGCAGAAGCGCCTGGACGTGGGCCTGGCCCCGATCACCGACGTACATGAAGCCCGCGCGTCCTACGACAGCGCGCGCGCCACGGTCATCAGCCAGCGCAACACGCTCAAGGACAGCTACGAGGCGCTGACCGAGATCACCGGCCAGCCGGTCAACAACCTGCGCGGCCTGCCGGACGACTTCAAGCCGCAGCTGCCGACCGAATACAGCGCTGAAGGCTGGGTCGACACCGCCATCGCCCAGAATCCAGCGCTGAAGTCGCTGCAGCTGCAGGTTCAGTCCGCTGAAGCCGGCGTTGCCGGCGCGCGTGCCGGCCATCTGCCGACCCTGAGCCTGAGCGGCGCCTACACCCGCAGCGCAGCCTGGGGTGGCGACAACACCGCCAGCAACATCAGCAGCCGTGGCCAAGCCGATGGTCGTTCGGTCGGCGTGACCCTGGACATCCCGATCTTCTCCGGCGGGGCGATCCAGTCGCAGGTGCGCCAGTCGATCGCCGAGCGTGACTCAGCCCAGGACGCCTATGAACTGCAGCGTCGCTCGGTCGTGCGCAATACCCGCAGCGCCTACCAGGTGCTGGAAGCGGGCATCAGCGAGATCGAAGCCCGCCGCTCGGCCGTGGTTTCGGCCCGCAGCGCCTATGACGCATCGCAGGTCGGCCTGGAAGTCGGCACCCGCACCGTGCTGGACGTGCTGACCAACCAGAACAACCTGGTCACTGCACAGCAGGAGTACTCGCTGGCCAAGTACAACTTCCTGCAGAACCGCCTGTTGCTGGAAGCTGCAGCCGGCACCCTGGACGCGGCCGACCTGCAGGACGTCAACGCCCTGCTCAGCGCCGATGCCAATGCGCGCCTGAACGGCGATGACCAGAAGATCATGGGCGCGCCGAGCAAGCTGTAA
- the leuD gene encoding 3-isopropylmalate dehydratase small subunit, with amino-acid sequence MAGLQTVTSQAVVLRSSNIDTDQIIPARFLSTTERAGLGRFAFNDWRWKSEGVPNPEFAFNQPENAGRQILLAGRNFGCGSSREHAPWALTDLGLKAVVSSEIADIFRNNSLKNGLIPIVLAEADVQALMERPDDELTIDVAARELRTPDGRCYTFPLDGFSQTCLLQGVDELGYLLARAPDIARYEASHAR; translated from the coding sequence ATGGCCGGCCTGCAGACCGTTACCTCGCAAGCCGTGGTGCTGCGTTCGAGCAACATCGACACCGACCAGATCATCCCGGCACGCTTCCTGTCCACCACCGAACGCGCCGGCCTGGGCCGGTTCGCGTTCAACGACTGGCGCTGGAAGAGTGAAGGCGTGCCGAATCCGGAATTCGCCTTCAACCAGCCTGAAAACGCCGGCCGACAGATCCTGCTGGCCGGACGCAACTTCGGCTGCGGCTCCTCGCGCGAACACGCGCCGTGGGCACTGACCGACCTGGGCCTGAAGGCGGTGGTGTCCAGCGAGATCGCCGACATCTTCCGCAACAACAGCCTGAAGAACGGACTGATCCCGATCGTGCTGGCCGAAGCCGACGTGCAGGCGCTGATGGAGCGTCCGGATGACGAACTGACCATCGACGTGGCCGCGCGCGAACTGCGCACGCCCGATGGCCGCTGCTACACCTTCCCGCTGGACGGGTTCTCCCAGACCTGCCTGCTGCAGGGCGTGGACGAACTGGGCTACCTGCTGGCCCGCGCACCCGATATCGCACGTTACGAGGCTTCCCATGCACGCTGA
- the leuB gene encoding 3-isopropylmalate dehydrogenase gives MHADIVVLPGDGIGPEVAAAAVTVLKAVAKRHGHDFTFAEHDIGGIAIDRHGVPLPESTTIACQKADAVLLGAVGGPKWSDPNAKVRPEQGLLAIRRALGLFANLRPVRPHPAALDASPIKPHLLTGVDIMVVRELTGGIYFGEKTRTADAASDLCSYSVAEIERVLRSAFQLAKARRGKVTSVDKANVLETSRLWRDVATRIGREEFPDVELEHQLVDSMAMHLLAKPREYDVIVTENMFGDILTDEASMLAGSLGLLPSASLGQEGKVGIYEPIHGSAPDIAGKGIANPYATILSAAMLLRHSLGLEDEAQCIERAVSAALDTRAFTADLASPDIALSTLQATDAVMEQLDIHCFVADLRD, from the coding sequence ATGCACGCTGACATCGTCGTCCTGCCCGGTGACGGCATTGGTCCGGAAGTGGCCGCTGCCGCGGTCACCGTCCTGAAGGCCGTCGCCAAGCGCCACGGTCACGACTTCACCTTCGCCGAGCACGACATCGGTGGCATCGCCATCGACCGCCATGGCGTGCCATTGCCGGAATCCACCACCATCGCCTGCCAGAAGGCCGATGCGGTGCTGCTCGGCGCGGTCGGCGGGCCGAAGTGGTCCGACCCCAATGCCAAGGTGCGTCCGGAGCAGGGCCTGCTGGCGATCCGCCGCGCGCTTGGCCTGTTCGCCAACCTCCGCCCGGTGCGTCCGCACCCAGCCGCGCTGGATGCCTCACCGATCAAGCCACACCTGCTGACCGGCGTGGACATCATGGTGGTGCGCGAACTCACCGGCGGCATTTACTTCGGCGAGAAGACCCGCACCGCCGATGCCGCCAGCGACCTGTGCAGCTATTCGGTGGCCGAGATCGAGCGCGTCCTGCGCAGCGCCTTCCAGCTGGCCAAGGCCCGCCGCGGCAAGGTCACCTCGGTGGACAAGGCCAATGTGCTGGAGACCTCGCGCCTGTGGCGTGACGTGGCCACGCGCATCGGCCGCGAAGAGTTCCCGGACGTCGAGCTGGAGCACCAGCTGGTCGACTCGATGGCGATGCACCTGCTGGCCAAGCCGCGCGAGTACGACGTGATCGTCACCGAGAACATGTTCGGCGACATCCTCACCGATGAAGCGTCGATGCTGGCCGGTTCGTTGGGCCTGCTGCCGTCGGCCTCGCTGGGCCAGGAAGGCAAGGTCGGGATCTATGAACCGATCCACGGTTCGGCCCCCGACATCGCCGGCAAGGGCATCGCCAACCCCTACGCGACGATCCTGTCGGCAGCCATGCTGTTGCGGCATTCACTGGGCCTGGAAGACGAAGCCCAGTGCATCGAACGCGCCGTCAGCGCCGCCCTGGACACCCGCGCCTTCACTGCCGACCTGGCCAGCCCGGACATCGCCCTGTCCACCCTGCAGGCGACCGACGCCGTGATGGAGCAGCTGGACATCCACTGCTTCGTCGCCGACCTGCGCGACTGA